A stretch of Lathyrus oleraceus cultivar Zhongwan6 chromosome 6, CAAS_Psat_ZW6_1.0, whole genome shotgun sequence DNA encodes these proteins:
- the LOC127093908 gene encoding zinc finger BED domain-containing protein RICESLEEPER 2, translating into MTLTTHFINNDWKYENRILSFCLVLNHKGETIGRKVEEILREWGIRNVSTITVDNATSNDVVVAYLKKRIDNMGGLMSDESFFHLRCYAHILNLVVRDGLKQNDLSISAIRNVVRFVRSSPQRSAKFKECIEFARINCKKLLCLDVPTRWNSCYLMLDAAKKYQAAFEKMEGEDFSYLEFFGLVGPPTLNDWENVRCLVSFFKIFYDATMEFSSSKQVSFHKSFHQLASIHCELKRSSMNLNIILA; encoded by the coding sequence ATGACCCTAACTACACACTTCATTAACAATGATTGGAAGTATGAAAATAGGATTCTAAGTTTTTGTTTAGTTCTTAATCATAAGGGTGAGACAATTGGTAGAAAAGTTGAAGAGATTTTAAGGGAATGGGGAATAAGGAATGTGTCCACAATCACTGTGGATAACGCAACATCTAATGATGTAGTTGTTGCTTATTTGAAGAAGAGGATTGATAATATGGGTGGTTTAATGAGTGATGAATCTTTCTTTCATCTTCGTTGTTATGCACACATTTTAAATCTGGTGGTTCGTGATGGTTTAAAACAGAATGATTTATCCATTTCTGCCATTAGAAATGTTGTTAGATTTGTTAGGTCATCACCCCAAAGATCTGCAAAGTTCAAAGAATGTATTGAGTTTGCTAGAATTAATTGCAAGAAACTTCTCTGTCTAGATGTTCCGACAAGGTGGAACTCATGTTATTTGATGCTAGATGCTGCTAAAAAGTATCAAGCAGCATTTGAGAAAATGGAAGGTGAAGATTTTAGCTATTTGGAATTTTTTGGATTAGTTGGCCCCCCTACTCTTAATGATTGGGAGAATGTTAGGTGTCTAGTAAgttttttcaaaattttctaTGATGCTACTATGGAATTTTCTTCGTCAAAACAAGTATCCTTTCATAAGTCATTCCACCAACTAGCTTCAATACATTGTGAGCTTAAAAGATCATCCATGAACTTGAACATAATTTTAGCCTAA